In one Drosophila gunungcola strain Sukarami chromosome 2R unlocalized genomic scaffold, Dgunungcola_SK_2 000004F, whole genome shotgun sequence genomic region, the following are encoded:
- the LOC128254121 gene encoding RNA-binding protein 48 codes for MEASSSAHHKRLEYCATRLPYRQGRELKAVKVYTVASESRHLLIFGVPKINLQTNLKTKLQGFGKLQSCICITSEMASKMELEAFTDVFAVKFERLEVARRAKKVLDARQFYGGILHISYAPERESIEELRDKMLQRRQEVALRIRRNQRDEPPVPKKSREAK; via the exons ATGGAAGCCTCATCTTCGGCACACCACAAACGTCTGGAATACTGCGCTACAAGACTGCCATATCGTCAGGGTAGAGAATTAAAGGCTGTTAAG GTTTACACAGTGGCCAGTGAATCCCGGCACTTGCTGATCTTTGGcgtgcccaaaataaacctcCAAACTAATCTCAAAACTAAACTACAGGGTTTTGGAAAACTGCAATCTTGCATCTGCATAACGTCAGAGATGGCTTCAAAAA TGGAGCTGGAAGCATTTACGGATGTGTTTGCCGTGAAATTTGAACGACTGGAGGTGGCTAGAAGGGCTAAAAAGGTGCTCGATGCCCGCCAGTTCTACGGGGGGATCTTGCATATATCCTATGCTCCAGAGCGGGAATCCATTGAAGAACTCCGGGATAAAATGCTCCAACGCAGACAAGAGGTGGCCCTTCGCATACGGCGGAACCAGAGGGACGAACCTCCGGTGCCGAAAAAGAGCCGTGAAGCCAAATGA
- the LOC128253840 gene encoding beta-1,3-galactosyltransferase 1, with translation MINTRNPESDEEQCSLLAADSSASSGAAASGSEEETSVRTKLKLRKMQRRTRMPLPRMLRRLGCYTLSACIVFVLLLVYLPLIYLDVHNRSAGLPDWTLETTRSIDDYLQHGHNTALIVPRDFCKSKTFLVIAVCTGLDNFIQRQTIRETWGNTTEFNYPAFVKLHGHLKGQYLPPLPERLKLYGDYLHGEGDSMIVSVRIVFIVGRQRDDELAGNETLTRIHSEAEQYNDIIQENFVDSYNNLTLKSVMAMKHISKSCSNSSAFFLKCDDDTFVNVPNLLHFLLGGTIPLYNDTLEYHDRSNYMVTAAHNRLIASSEVLYGHQFCNVVPVNDVNSKWYMPSYMFKPEAYPKYLSGAGYLMSIDVVQRLFEASLNTSLVYLEDVYITGLCAQRARISRHHHPLFSFAHSKQLCAFKGTITQHRMKDDSMADAWNHVADYSIKCPAPGRFFSQMRLRKRPIC, from the exons ATGATCAACACACGGAATCCGGAAAGCGACGAGGAGCAGTGTTCTCTACTGGCGGCGGACAGTTCTGCCAGCTCGGGAGCAGCTGCCTCGGGATCCGAAGAGGAGACCTCAGTCCGCACCAAACTCAAGCTGCGGAAGATGCAGCGCCGCACGCGCATGCCGCTGCCCAGGATGCTGAGACGGCTGGGATGCTACACGCTGAGTGCCTGCATCGTCTTTGTGCTGCTCCTGGTCTACCTGCCACTCATCTACTTGGATGTGCACAACCGTAGTG CTGGCCTACCCGATTGGACTCTGGAAACCACACGCAGCATTGATGACTACCTGCAGCATGGTCACAATACGGCTCTCATTGTTCCAAGGGATTTCTGCAAGAGCAAGACCTTCCTGGTAATCGCCGTCTGCACTGGATTAGATAACTTCATTCAGAGACAGACCATTCGCGAGACCTGGGGAAACACCACCGAGTTCAACTATCCGGCCTTTGTGAAGCTCCACGGTCACCTCAAGGGACAATACCTGCCGCCTTTGCCGGAGCGTCTGAAGCTGTACGGAGATTACCTGCACGGCGAGGGTGACTCAATGATTGTCTCGGTGCGCATTGTCTTCATCGTGGGAAGGCAGCGGGATGACGAGCTGGCGGGCAACGAAACGCTGACGCGCATTCACAGCGAGGCGGAGCAGTACAACGACATCATTCAGGAGAACTTTGTGGACAGCTACAACAACCTAACGCTGAAGTCCGTGATGGCCATGAAGCACATTAGCAAGAGTTGCTCCAATAGCTCCGCCTTCTTCCTCAAGTGCGACGACGATACCTTTGTGAATGTGCCCAACCTGCTGCACTTTCTGCTCGGAGGCACTATACCGTTGTACAACGACACCCTGGAATACCATGATCGGTCCAACTACATGGTGACTGCAGCACACAATCGGTTGATTGCCAGCAGTGAGGTGCTTTATGGCCACCAGTTCTGCAATGTGGTGCCAGTGAACGATGTGAACAGCAAGTGGTACATGCCCTCGTACATGTTCAAGCCAGAGGCGTATCCTAAGTATCTGTCCGGAGCTGGCTACCTAATGTCCATCGATGTGGTGCAGCGGCTGTTTGAGGCCTCGCTCAATACCTCACTGGTCTACCTGGAGGATGTGTACATCACGGGGTTGTGTGCGCAAAGGGCCAGGATCAGTCGGCATCATCACCCGCTCTTCAGCTTTGCCCACTCCAAGCAGCTATGCGCCTTTAAGGGCACCATCACGCAGCACCGGATGAAGGACGACAGCATGGCGGATGCCTGGAACCATGTGGCCGACTACTCCATCAAGTGCCCGGCACCGGGGCGCTTCTTTAGCCAAATGCGACTCCGCAAGCGGCCCATCTGTTAG
- the LOC128253842 gene encoding ribonucleoside-diphosphate reductase subunit M2 has protein sequence MASKENIADNMEKFSLKSPSKKILTESASNVRKMSIGHEANGQVSKESSTENGVGKSANSMIEKSVTPFDPSLEPLLRENPRRFVIFPIQYHDIWQMYKKAEASFWTVEEVDLSKDLTDWHRLKDDERHFISHVLAFFAASDGIVNENLVERFSQEVQITEARCFYGFQIAMENVHSEMYSVLIDTYIRDPHQREYLFNAIETMPAVKRKADWALSWISSKSANFGERIIAFAAVEGIFFSGSFASIFWLKKRGLMPGLTFSNELISRDEGLHCDFAVLMFQHLVQRPRRERIIEIIRDAVLIEQEFLTDALPVNLIGMNCDLMSQYIEFVADRLLVELGVGKIYNTKNPFNFMEMISLDGKTNFFEKKVGEYQRMGVATNRLDNVFTLDADF, from the exons ATGGCGTCCAAGGAAAACATTGCGGACAACATGGAGAAGTTCTCGCTCAAG AGCCCCAGCAAGAAAATTCTGACGGAGAGCGCCAGCAACGTTCGCAAAATGTCCATTGGCCACGAGGCAAATGGCCAGGTGTCCAAGGAGTCCTCCACGGAGAACGGAGTCGGAAAATCGGCCAATTCCATGATCGAGAAGTCTGTGACTCCCTTCGATCCCTCGCTGGAACCCCTGCTGCGGGAAAATCCCCGTCGCTTTGTCATCTTTCCCATCCAGTACCACGACATCTGGCAGATGTACAAAAAG GCTGAGGCCTCTTTCTGGACCGTGGAGGAGGTGGATCTGTCCAAGGACCTGACCGACTGGCACCGCCTCAAGGACGACGAGCGTCACTTCATCTCGCACGTGCTGGCCTTCTTTGCCGCCTCCGATGGCATCGTCAACGAGAACCTGGTTGAGCGGTTCAGCCAGGAGGTGCAGATCACGGAGGCCCGCTGCTTCTACGGCTTCCAGATCGCCATGGAGAATGTGCACTCGGAGATGTACAGCGTGCTGATCGACACTTACATCCGGGATCCGCACCAGCGGGAGTATCTGTTCAACGCCATTGAGACGATGCCGGCGGTGAAGCGCAAGGCCGACTGGGCCCTGTCCTGGATCTCCTCCAAGTCGGCCAATTTCGGGGAGCGCATCATAGCATTTGCCGCCGTGGAGGGCATCTTCTTCAGCGGCAGCTTTGCCTCCATTTTCTGGTTGAAGAAGCGCGGTCTGATGCCGGGACTGACGTTCTCCAACGAGCTGATCTCCCGCGACGAGGGATTGCACTGTGACTTCGCCGTGCTGATGTTCCAGCATCTGGTGCAGCGACCCAGACGCGAGCGCATCATCGAGATCATCCGCGATGCGGTGCTCATTGAGCAGGAGTTCCTCACAGACGCCCTGCCCGTGAACCTCATCGGCATGAACTGCGACCTGATGTCCCAGTACATTGAGTTTGTGGCGGATCGCTTGCTGGTGGAGTTGGGCGTTGGAAAGATCTACAACACCAAGAACCCGTTCAACTTCATGGAGATGATCTCGCTGGACGGCAAGACCAACTTCTTCGAGAAGAAGGTGGGCGAGTACCAGCGCATGGGCGTGGCCACCAACCGCCTGGACAACGTGTTCACCCTGGACGCCGATTTCTAG
- the LOC128254120 gene encoding presenilins-associated rhomboid-like protein, mitochondrial isoform X2, whose amino-acid sequence MNNVIKAVAFTGAFTVGCFAGATILEYENTRSLILEKARQARFGWWQSRSLADRDYWTQLKQDMRRQWDSLTPGDKMFAPIFFCNMLAFAMWRVPALRSTMMTYFTSNPAARVVCWPMFLSTFSHYSAMHIFANMYVMHSFANAAVLSLGKEQFLAVYLSAGVFSSLMSVLYKAGTSQAGMSLGASGAIMTLLAYVCTQYPDTQLSILFLPALTFSAGAGIKVLMGIDFAGVVLGWKFFDHAAHLGGAMFGIFWATYGAQIWAKRIGLLNYYHDLRRTKQK is encoded by the exons ATGAACAATGTGATCAAGGCGGTGGCCTTCACGGGAGCA TTTACGGTGGGCTGCTTTGCGGGAGCCACCATCCTGGAGTACGAGAACACACGCAGTCTCATCCTGGAGAAGGCGCGCCAGGCGAGATTCGGCTGGTGGCAGAGCCGTTCCCTAGCGGATCGGGACTACTGGACACAGCTGAAGCAGGACATGCGGCGGCAATGGGACTCACTGACGCCCGGCGACAAGATGTTCGCCCCCATCTTTTTCTGCAATATGTTGGCCTTCGCCATGTGGCGCGTGCCCGCCCTGAGATCCACCATGATGACCTACTTCACCTCCAATCCTGCGGCGC GAGTCGTCTGCTGGCCTATGTTCCTGTCCACCTTCAGCCACTACTCGGCCATGCACATATTCGCCAATATGTACGTGATGCACAGCTTTGCCAACGCGGCGGTCCTTTCGCTGGGCAAAGAGCAGTTTCTGGCGGTCTACCTCAGCGCGGGCGTCTTCTCCAGCCTGATGAGCGTGCTCTACAAAGCGGGCACGAGTCAGGCGGGGATGTCCCTGGGTGCG TCGGGAGCCATTATGACACTATTGGCCTATGTGTGCACCCAGTATCCGGATACCCAGCTTAGCATTCTGTTCCTGCCTGCGTTGACATTTTCAGCCGGAGCTGGCATCAAGGTGCTCATGGGCATCGACTTTGCCGGCGTTGTGCTGGGCTGGAAGTTCTTTGATCATGCGGCGCATTTAGGCGGCGCTATGTTTGGCAT CTTTTGGGCCACATATGGAGCACAGATTTGGGCGAAGCGCATTGGCCTGCTGAATTACTACCACGACCTGCGACGAACGAAGCAGAAATAG
- the LOC128254120 gene encoding presenilins-associated rhomboid-like protein, mitochondrial isoform X1: MLMSRALCRSWLPQVAHRCHANVPILRINSGHPAARSWRQFHSNRKQSSNLKPATGEPLAAEQNTTVPMNNVIKAVAFTGAFTVGCFAGATILEYENTRSLILEKARQARFGWWQSRSLADRDYWTQLKQDMRRQWDSLTPGDKMFAPIFFCNMLAFAMWRVPALRSTMMTYFTSNPAARVVCWPMFLSTFSHYSAMHIFANMYVMHSFANAAVLSLGKEQFLAVYLSAGVFSSLMSVLYKAGTSQAGMSLGASGAIMTLLAYVCTQYPDTQLSILFLPALTFSAGAGIKVLMGIDFAGVVLGWKFFDHAAHLGGAMFGIFWATYGAQIWAKRIGLLNYYHDLRRTKQK, from the exons ATGCTCATGAGTCGAGCGCTCTGCCGGAGTTGGCTGCCCCAGGTGGC CCACAGATGTCATGCCAATGTGCCGATCCTGCGGATAAACTCCGGGCACCCGGCGGCCCGATCTTGGCGGCAGTTCCACAGCAACCGGAAGCAGAGCAGCAATTTGAAGCCCGCGACCGGAGAACCTCTGGCGGCGGAGCAAAACACCACCGTGCCGATGAACAATGTGATCAAGGCGGTGGCCTTCACGGGAGCA TTTACGGTGGGCTGCTTTGCGGGAGCCACCATCCTGGAGTACGAGAACACACGCAGTCTCATCCTGGAGAAGGCGCGCCAGGCGAGATTCGGCTGGTGGCAGAGCCGTTCCCTAGCGGATCGGGACTACTGGACACAGCTGAAGCAGGACATGCGGCGGCAATGGGACTCACTGACGCCCGGCGACAAGATGTTCGCCCCCATCTTTTTCTGCAATATGTTGGCCTTCGCCATGTGGCGCGTGCCCGCCCTGAGATCCACCATGATGACCTACTTCACCTCCAATCCTGCGGCGC GAGTCGTCTGCTGGCCTATGTTCCTGTCCACCTTCAGCCACTACTCGGCCATGCACATATTCGCCAATATGTACGTGATGCACAGCTTTGCCAACGCGGCGGTCCTTTCGCTGGGCAAAGAGCAGTTTCTGGCGGTCTACCTCAGCGCGGGCGTCTTCTCCAGCCTGATGAGCGTGCTCTACAAAGCGGGCACGAGTCAGGCGGGGATGTCCCTGGGTGCG TCGGGAGCCATTATGACACTATTGGCCTATGTGTGCACCCAGTATCCGGATACCCAGCTTAGCATTCTGTTCCTGCCTGCGTTGACATTTTCAGCCGGAGCTGGCATCAAGGTGCTCATGGGCATCGACTTTGCCGGCGTTGTGCTGGGCTGGAAGTTCTTTGATCATGCGGCGCATTTAGGCGGCGCTATGTTTGGCAT CTTTTGGGCCACATATGGAGCACAGATTTGGGCGAAGCGCATTGGCCTGCTGAATTACTACCACGACCTGCGACGAACGAAGCAGAAATAG